Proteins found in one Drosophila innubila isolate TH190305 chromosome X, UK_Dinn_1.0, whole genome shotgun sequence genomic segment:
- the LOC117788966 gene encoding protein quiver: MQASVFISVIFVIIASNAIQTDALLRRCYQCRSRGELGSCKDPFGFNATDVEREPGLAAIPCASGWCGKVIEGGGTYALDDYDLAIQRMCVQRGPDDNMDRCADTIYNHKKVFMCFCQGDLCNGATGRWEQYRQPLPLLTVAALASTVLKKLYF, encoded by the exons atgcaagcgTCTGTGTTCATTTCTGTGATATTCGTTATAATTGCCAGCAATGCAATACAAACAGACG CGCTATTACGTCGATGTTATCAGTGCCGTTCACGGGGCGAACTTGGTAGCTGCAAGGATCCCTTCGGATTTAATGCAACTGATGTTGAGAGGGAACCCGGTCTTGCCGCAATTCCCTGCGCCAGTGGCTGGTGTGGCAAAGTGATCGAAGGCGGTGGCACCTACGCCCTCGACg ACTACGATCTTGCCATTCAGCGAATGTGCGTGCAGCGAGGACCCGATGACAACATGGACCGATGCGCTGATACCATATACAACCATAAAAAGGTGTTCATGTGCTTCTGTCAAGGTGATCTATGTAATGGCGCTACTGGCCGATGGGAACAGTACCGTCAGCCTCTCCCATTGCTAACTGTGGCTGCTCTAGCGTCTACAGTCCTcaagaaattgtatttttga
- the LOC117782679 gene encoding cytoplasmic dynein 1 light intermediate chain 1, with translation MAMDSISTQTMTGSNALTSSFTTKKKDAAADKENLWSAILNEVQTQGSTKLPSNKSVLVLGDNATGKTTLIAKLQGVEDPKKGSGLEYAYIDVKDEYRDDMTRLSVWVLDGDPGHTNLLHYALNETNYAHTLVILTVSMTQPWGWLEQLNQWIKVLAQHIESLQLDPKEKEAARQRLATTWQSYCEVGDDLDPGSPVKRTMHNNSIDEDDLLPLTEDALITNLGLDIVVVVTKTDYMTTLEKEYEYRDEHFDFIQQWIRNFCLRHGTSLFYTSVKEDKNCDLLYKYLTHRIYGLPFRTPALVVEKDAVLIPAGWDSLKKISILYENMHAVKAENHYTDIIKAPPTRKAVSNRETEVQTEDEQAFLARQQEILKQGGQVRGESPLRSQGASAGGNKTGPRTPGSTGQSSPKKIDPKLTPATPGGEGVLANFFNSLLHKKSGGPAGGPAGAASPGGGMGTPRTSNGTDALMTAEKLAVRSDAAAELDRLARSVNKDIDLSQSEC, from the exons ATGGCAATGGACAGCATCAGCACGCAAACAATGACGGGCAGTAATGCGCTGACATCATCCTTTACCACCAAGAAGAAGGATGCCGCCGCCGACAAGGAGAACCTCTG GTCAGCGATATTGAATGAAGTACAAACACAAGGCAGCACAAAATTACCATCTAACAAATCAGTACTAGTATTAGGTGACAATGCCACTGGTAAGACGACACTCATCGCAAAGCTGCAGGGTGTGGAAGATCCGAAGAAAGGCTCCGGCCTGGAGTATGCCTACATTGATGTCAAGGATGAGTACAGAGACG atatGACGCGCCTAAGCGTTTGGGTTCTGGATGGCGATCCAGGGCACACAAATCTGCTGCACTATGCGCTAAACGAAACGAACTATGCACACACCCTCGTCATACTAACAGTCTCGATGACACAGCCATGGGGCTGGCTCGAGCAGCTGAATCAATGGATTAAGGTGCTGGCCCAGCACATTGAAAGCCTGCAGCTGGATCCCAAAGAGAAGGAGGCGGCACGTCAGCGACTGGCAACGACGTGGCAAAGCTACTGTGAGGTGGGCGATGATCTGGATCCTGGTTCGCCAGTTAAACGCACCATGCACAACAATTCAATCGATGAGGATGATCTGTTGCCGCTGACAGAGGACGCACTAATTACAAATCTGGGCCtggacattgttgttgtcgtcacaAAG ACGGACTACATGACAACGCTGGAGAAAGAATACGAGTACCGCGATGAGCATTTCGATTTTATACAGCAATGGATACGAAACTTTTGCCTGCGGCACGGCACCTCGCTCTTCTACACGAGTGTGAAAGAGGATAAAAACTGTGATCTCCTTTACAAATATCTAACGCATCGAATTTATGGTCTACCATTCCGTACGCCAGCGCTAGTCGTTGAAAAGGATGCGGTGCTCAT tcCGGCGGGTTGGGATAGCCTAAAGAAAATAAGTATTCTGTATGAGAACATGCATGCGGTCAAGGCAGAGAATCATTACACAGACATAATTAAGGCGCCGCCAACACGAAAG GCGGTTTCCAATCGCGAAACGGAAGTACAAACCGAGGACGAACAGGCCTTTTTGGCACGTCAGCAGGAGATTCTCAAGCAAGGCGGCCAGGTGCGGGGTGAATCACCGCTACGCTCACAGGGCGCCAGCGCTGGCGGCAACAAGACTGGACCACGGACACCCGGCAGTACCGGTCAGAGTTCTCCGAAAAAG ATTGATCCCAAGCTGACGCCAGCCACGCCCGGCGGCGAAGGTGTGCTCGCCAACTTCTTTAATTCACTGCTACACAAAAAGTCAGGAGGACCTGCCGGTGGACCGGCTGGCGCTGCCAGTCCAGGTGGTGGCATGGGCACTCCACGCACTTCCAATGGCACTGATGCCCTCATGACGGCCGAGAAGCTAGCGGTTCGCTCAGATGCTGCTGCCGAGTTGGATCGATTGGCGCGCAGCGTAAATAAGGATATCGATTTGTCCCAAAGTGAGTGTTGA
- the LOC117784339 gene encoding armadillo repeat-containing protein 2, whose amino-acid sequence MSLLLKRRSRSETRAAPQTKQEIPSEVPPQQPQQRQQQQKQRQQKSLENSNTQSLQRLGLGGGIGTGMGRRKTSAELISEAKIFLGDLSTTTATVTAAMTAAGGARLVSTRRPITPREPGRVLYGKVALAGRPPSAFSMRYLQNEILDTKLAPPRQLPALPGAAAQVATTTTPPARNGALLGQCSTETLIELLKQHAGLKDCSAETVQHINAILLELYTRVRKQERNFKRAFILGGLYGLVECTSPRVLLAVARVVLALRVTGSNLTGACKLIFKVARHEQHDGLFHENDVLELLIDGLGHASPLDEPEACIYAYGCIRFLTASSAQDRDDALNRNWAAGLEEPLPPATIAAVTALTSTSDIRKLNGQQTLVCRLARHGAVDLMILHLQMLNEAGATRRLSGPPLHTLYQLSAALRALADVAKQQQRLQLQLQMACPHLIRAAEVSMGELEVQANVVRTLSVLSEDVDCCETLLNYAARIGLLLGPCSKGSKDSERLLAVLSRLGYMLGNILAKHESARVQYYHNDVAMEYLLNVLQQLSERTPANETLLDAQIKLIRVVANMSVNAEVGAGLGNVHALGKVLLRLLKNAAAALDGPTEAGHPAMEMLELLHATLGALHNLCFYQDKQTTVTSVSTPPAPGSLQSLIDELSTELATALGRCQSRSVSTKVEIARVLGNLTRNELARQCFCKANGLPLMVQQLTRQASGQDYELRTCAIGVLVNLLGDGEQRAPFLQLRGAELLTLLLRGALEQEDWFLANIVCQALWNLLIDGQCATALCLNGSILDEVSELLADYLDEDRLIAADVDDEAEAEQDPEPEPEPHSEPGKDLETDTQLDPDSTPDALWEDFALVATDLLERIQNNFDRQQQHQQRQAVYIDNDNDDNDNDDVFIEEM is encoded by the exons ATGAGTCTGCTGCTGAAGCGACGTTCGCGCAGCGAGACGCGTGCCGCTCCACAAACAAAGCAGGAGATTCCATCGGAGGTGCCACCtcagcaaccacaacagcgacagcagcaacagaagcagcgacagcaaaaaAGTCTCGAAAACAGCAACACACAATCCCTACAGCGTCTGGGTCTGGGAGGAGGTATAGGAACGGGAATGGGCAGACGCAAGACATCCGCGGAGCTTATCAGCGAggccaaaatatttttgggtGACCTGTCcacgacaacggcaacagtaACGGCGGCAATGACAGCCGCTGGAGGCGCACGCTTGGTCAGCACAAGGCGACCCATAACGCCACGTGAGCCTGGACGTGTGCTCTACGGAAAGGTGGCGTTAGCAGGTCGTCCGCCGAGTGCTTTCTC TATGCGATATCTGCAGAACGAAAT TCTGGATACAAAGTTGGCGCCGCCACGTCAGTTGCCGGCATTGCCAGGTGCAGCTGCtcaagtggcaacaacaacaactccgcCTGCACGCAATGGAGCTCTGCTGGGTCAGTGCAGCACGGAGACGCTCATCGAGCTGCTCAAGCAGCATGCCGGTCTCAAGGATTGCAGCGCTGAAACTGTGCAGCACATCAATGCG ATCCTTTTGGAGCTGTACACTCGGGTGCGCAAACAGGAGCGCAACTTTAAGCGCGCTTTCATATTGGGCGGTCTCTACGGTCTCGTCGAGTGCACGTCACCGCGTGTCCTTCTAGCTGTAGCACGTGTCGTCCTTGCG CTACGAGTAACGGGCAGCAATTTGACCGGTGCCTGCAAGCTAATCTTTAAGGTAGCCCGCCACGAGCAGCACGATGGTCTATTCCATGAGAATGATGTGCTGGAGCTACTGATCGATGGTCTGGGTCACGCCTCGCCATTGGACGAGCCGGAGGCCTGCATTTATGCCTATGGTTGTATACGCTTTCTAACCGCTAGCAGCGCCCAGGATCGGGATGATGCACTCAATCGCAACTGGGCAGCCGGGCTAGAGGAGCCACTGCCGCCGGCGACGATTGCAGCAGTAACAGCTTTGACATCAACGTCCGATATACGAAAATTGAATGGCCAACAAACCCTGGTATGCCGCCTGGCACGCCATGGAGCCGTTGATCTAATGATCCTACACTTGCAAATGCTCAACGAGGCGGGCGCCACACGCCGACTGAGTGGGCCGCCACTCCACACCCTTTATCAGCTGTCGGCAGCTCTGCGAGCTCTAGCGGATGTggccaagcagcagcagcgattgCAACTACAGCTGCAAATGGCGTGTCCACATCTAATACGTGCCGCCGAGGTGTCCATGGGTGAGCTGGAGGTACAGGCCAATGTGGTGCGCACACTAAG TGTATTGTCCGAGGATGTCGACTGTTGCGAGACGTTGCTTAACTATGCCGCACGCATTGGTCTGCTGCTGGGTCCCTGCTCCAAGGGATCTAAGGACAGCGAGCGTCTGCTGGCGGTGCTCAGCCGACTTGGCTACATGCTTGGCAATATTCTGGCCAAGCACGAGTCGGCACGCGTTCAG TACTATCACAACGATGTGGCCATGGAGTATCTATTGAATGTGCTGCAGCAGCTAAGCGAACGCACGCCGGCTAACGAGACACTACTGGATGCCCAGATCAAGCTGATTCGGGTCGTGGCTAATATGAGTGTCAATGCGGAGGTTGGTGCCGGTCTCGGCAATGTCCACGCTCTGGGCAAGGTGCTGTTGCGTCTGTTGAAGAACGCAGCCGCTGCGTTGGATGGACCAACTGAAGCTGGACACCCGGCTATGGAGATGTTGGAGCTACTGCATGCCACGCTGGGTGCCCTTCACAATCTATGTTTTTACCAGGACAAGCAAACGACAGTGACATCAGTATCAACGCCACCAGCGCCTGGTTCACTCCAAAGTCTCATTGACGAGCTGTCGACGGAATTGGCCACAGCTTTGGGCCGCTGTCAGTCGAGATCGGTGTCCACCAAGGTGGAAATTGCCCGTGTGCTGGGCAATCTAACACGCAATGAGCTGGCACGCCAATGTTTCTGCAAGGCCAATGGATTGCCATTGATGGTCCAGCAGCTCACACGACAGGCGAGTGGACAGGATTACGAGTTGCGCACATGCGCCATTGGAGTGCTGGTCAATCTGCTCGGGGATGGCGAGCAACGAGCTCCATTTCTACAGCTACGTGGAGCTGAGCTATTGACGTTACTTTTACGCGGTGCACTCGAGCAGGAGGATTGGTTTCTGGCAAATATTGTCTGTCAGGCACTGTGGAATCTGCTGATTGATGGCCAGTGTGCGACAGCCCTGTGTCTCAATGGTAGCATTCTCGACGAGGTTAGCGAACTCTTAGCCGATTATTTAGATGAAGATCGATTAATTGCCGCCGACGTCGATGACGAAGCAGAAGCGGAACAGGATCCAGAGCCGGAGCCGGAGCCGCATTCAGAGCCAGGGAAAGATCTAGAGACGGATACGCAACTGGATCCGGATTCGACACCTGATGCATTATGGGAGGATTTTGCTCTGGTAGCCACCGATTTATTGGAGCGCATTCAAAACAACTTCGAtaggcaacaacagcaccaacaacgCCAAGCAGTGTatatcgataacgataacgatgacaacgacaatgacGATGTATTTATCGAAGAAATGTAG
- the LOC117793692 gene encoding farnesol dehydrogenase-like, translating to MDRWQNRVAVVTGASSGIGSAIVLDLVSAGLVVVGLARRVERVKELQKSLPADRKDKLVPLYCDVGNEASVKEAFDVIEEKLGGIDILINNAGTLHDGRLVDMPLSLVQQTVQTNIMGIVMCTQRAFASMKKRNFDGHVVLINSILGHKLFAPIPGKVPEMNVYPPTKHAVTALTEMYRQEFLALGTRIKITSVSPGVVDTEIVPDALRDVANQTMLKAEDISRAVLFTLSTPPNMQVHEMIIKPTGELL from the exons ATGGATCGTTGGCAAAATCGCGTTGCCGTCGTAACCGGCGCCAGTTCGGGCATTGGATCGGCTATAGTACTGGACCTGGTTAGTGCCGGTCTGGTTGTCGTAGGACTGGCGCGTCGCGTGGAACGTGTAAAGGAACTCCAGAAGTCTTTGCCGGCTGATCGAAAAGATAAACTTGTTCCGCTGTATTGCGATGTTGGCAATGAGGCTTCGGTTAAAGAGGCTTTCGATGTAATTGAGGAGAAGCTGGGTGGCATAGATATCCTGATTAACAATGCAGGTACTCTGCACGACGGCAGACTGGTGGACATGCCTCTCTCGCTCGTGCAGCAAACAGTCCAGACCAATATTATGGGTATTGTTATGTGCACACAGCGCGCATTTGCTTCGATGAAAAAGAGGAATTTCGATGGCCACGTTGTCCTGATCAATAGCATACTTGGCCACAAGCTGTTCGCACCGATTCCGGGTAAGGTACCGGAAATGAACGTCTATCCTCCTACCAAGCATGCGGTCACTGCGTTAACGGAAATGTATCGCCAGGAGTTCCTGGCTCTAGGTACTCGCATCAAGATCACG AGTGTAAGTCCCGGTGTTGTGGATACGGAGATCGTGCCGGACGCATTGCGTGATGTGGCTAACCAAACAATGCTGAAGGCGGAGGACATTTCGCGAGCTGTGTTGTTTACTCTTTCCACGCCTCCTAATATGCAGGTGCATGAGATGATAATCAAGCCAACGGGTGAACTTCTCTAA